The Hyalangium minutum genomic interval ACGCCACGAAGCGGTTCCAGATGAGCTCGTAGAGGCGGAACATGTCCTCCTCGCCCATGGCCTCGAAGAACGGACGCACGCGCTCCGGCGGGTACTCCAGCGATACGGGGCGGATGGCCTCGTGCGCATCCTGGGCGCTCTTCTTGCTCTTGTACTGCACCGGCTCTGGCGGCAGGGACTCCACGCCGTACTTGGAACCGATGAACTCGCGCACCGCCTTCACCGCGTCGTCCGACAGACGCGTGGAGTCCGTACGCATATAGGTGATGAGCGCCGTCTGGCCCTCCTCGCCGAGGGGCACGCCCTCGTAGAGCTTCTGGGCCAGCGTCATCGTCTTCTTCGCGGTGAAGGACAGCCGGTTGGCCGCCTCCTGCTGCAGCTTGGAGGTGATGAAGGGCGCGGGCGCGTTGCGGCGCCGCTCCTTGCGGTCCACCTTGGCGACGCTGAAGTCGGCGCCCTGCAGCTCGGCCACCAGGCCGTCCGTGGTGGCACGATCCTTCAGCTCCACCTTCTTGCCGTCCACCTTGGACAGCTTGGCCTTGAAGGGCGGCGGGCCCGCGGGGCCTTCCAGCAGCGCGTCCAGCGTCCAGTACTCCTCGGGCACGAAGGCCTTGATGGATTCCTCGCGCTCGCAGATCAGCCGCACCGCCACGGACTGCACGCGGCCAGCGGACAGGCCCCGGCGGATCTTCTTCCAGAGCAGCGGAGAGATCTGGTAGCCGACGAGCCGGTCCAGGATGCGCCGCGTCTGCTGCGAGTCGTAGCTCTCCTGGTTGAGCTGGCGCGGTTGGGCGATGGCCTCCTGGATGGCCTTCTTGGTGATCTCGTTGAAGAGCACCCGCTGCGCATCCTTGTGGCCCAGCTCCTCGTGGATGTGCCAGGCAATGGCCTCACCCTCGCGGTCGGGGTCCGTGGCCAGGAAGACCCGGTCCACGTTCTTGGCCACCTTCTTCAGCTCGTTGAGGACTTTCTCCTTGCCCTTGATGACGTGGTACTCGGGCTGGAAGTCGTGCTCCACGTCCACACCGATCTTGCTCTTGGGCAGATCCTTGATGTGGCCGACGGACGCCTTCACCGTGTAGCCCGAGCCCAGGTACTTCTTGATCGTCTTCGCCTTGGCGGGAGACTCCACCACCACCAGGTAGTGCGGGCCCTTACCGCGCCGGGCGGACTCCTCCTCACCCTCCTCCTCCTCGGCGGACACCTCCACCTCGGCCAGAGCGGCCTTGCCCTTGCCCTTCGCCTTGGCGGCCACCTTCTTGGCGGCGCTCTTCTTCTTCGCAGTGGCCTTCTTGGCCGCCGGACGCTTGGCCGCCGCCTTCTTCGGCGTCGCCTCCTCCGTGGCGGCTTCGGTCTCGACTTCCTTCTTCTTCCGCGTGGCCATGACCTCTCCTGCTCAAACCTTCTCGTACAGCTTGCCCGGGTACTGGATGACCAGCCCGGACAGCTCCAATTCCACCAACGCGCCTGTGAGCGCGGCGGGCGAGAGCTGGCACCCCGCCAGCACCTCATCAAATGTGCGAGGGACCCGCTCCAACAGCCGGTAGGCGCCCCTCGCTTCCTCCGAGAGCGCTTCCCAACCTCCCCCCGACCCTGGAGGCACCGCCAACACCGGCCGGGCCCCCACCCACTTCCACACGTCCTCTACGTGCAGGCAGGCGTACGCCTTGCCGTCGCGGATCAGCTGGTTGCAGCCGAGCGCGGCCTCGTTGCGCACATCCCCCGGCAGGGCGAGCACCGGGCGCCCCAGCGCCAGCCCATCCTCCGCCGTGTAGAGCGCTCCGGAGTCCTTGCCGGCCCGGAGCACCAACACTGCATCCGACGCGCCAGCGATGAGTCGGTTTCGCCGAGGGAAGGTCTGGCGGCTCGCCCGGACACCCGGCGGAAGCTCGCTGAAGTACACCCCACCTCGGTCTAGAAACTCAGGAAGCATGCGGGCTTGCGGCTCATCCAGCTCGTCCAGCGCGGAGCCCAGAAAGGCCCACGTCTCGCCGCCCGCATCCAGGGCACCATAGTGGCAGGCCCGATCCACGCCCATGGCCGCGCCAGACACCACACCCACGCCGCCGTCGGCCACCTCGCGCGCGAACTTGCGCGCAAACGGGAGGAAGCCCTGATCCGGGTGGCGGCTGCCCACCATGCCCAAGCGGCGCCGGGGGGGCCCGATATGGCCCTTATAGAAGAGCACGGGGGGCGCGTCGGGCGCGGCGGCCAACAGCTCGGGGAACGCACGCTCCCCCGCGAAGGCCAGCTCCATGCCCACGGCGGCGCACCGCTCCAGCACCCGATCCGCTACGGGGCCCAGTGCCTCCACCTGCCCGAGCCGACGGCGAACCTGCGAGGTCACCGGTACATCGGCCAACCACTCGCTCACCGGACTGCCCAGCAGGCGAGCCAACGAGCCCCCCGCGAATGCACGCACCGCCTCCAGGGTCTTCGGTCCCAGGCCTGGGACCGCCCACAAGGCCAGCGTGGCGCGCTGCTCAGGTGTCTGCGAGTGTGTGAATGTATCCGCCATACCCATCCCCCCCGTCCGGTTCCCACCTATATAGATGATGGGGCCGACGGAAGGGGGCGCGACACATAAACACCGGACTGGCAGCGGTCAAGCAGCCAATCCCTCCGCCCTCGGGCGAACTGCGTGTTTCCCACCGCGCTCAGCGGCTGGCGGTAGGACCATTCCCCACACGCATCTCGACGCGATCGCCGGGGAACACCTCGCGCAGGGTCTGGATGAGGATGCAGTTGGCGGTGCGCTCCTTCACCTCGGACACGAGGCAGGTGCCAATTACCTCGTCCGGCAGGTTCTGAGCCTTGGCTTTGCTGGCGGTCTCATCCAGCAGCCGCTTGTTCGGATTGTCCCGGCGCATCACGGAGAAGGTGTTGCCCACCTCCACGCCGTCGCTGCTGCCCTTGTCGACGATCAGGAATTGGTGCTCGGCGGTGATGGTGAGGAACGGCTGCATGGCCGTGACGATGTTGCCCTTCACCGCCTTGCTGTTGGGCTTGATGGCGACGCGGTCCATCAGGCGCTCACCGTAAGGGCCCACCAGGTCCCCGCGGTGGATGTCATCCCACGTCTCCGAAATCTGGGCGGTGACGTACTTGTCGCCCACGCTCAGCACGCGCACGGTGCCCAGCAGGTTGGTGAGGTAGCCCACCTTCCGCTGGGTGAGGGGGTGCTTGATCTCCTGATCGGTGCGGAAGACCAGGTAGCGGTCACCCACCTTCGCGTCGATCTTCCGCTTGAAGCGCAGGTACACCGTCTCCGGGTAGCTGAGCATGTCCGCGTCGGAGAACGAGCTGTCGATCTTCCCGGCCTCGTCCACCTCCTTGGCGGTGACGAAGCCACGCGTGGCCACCAGCGTGTTGCCGTTGAGGTCGATGCCGATCTTCCCGCTCGTGGACACCAGGGACTCGCCGCTGACCGGCCCCAGCTCCGTGGCGGCCTCGAGGTCACCCTCCACCGCCACCATCTCCGTGGGAGCCGGCCCCACGCCCGCCTCCACGCGCGAAGGCACCTCCTCGCCCGCAGGGAAGAAGCGCACCTTGTTGCCCGGGTAGATCCAGTGCGGGTTGGCGATCTCCGGGTTGTAGGACCAGACCTTGGGCCAGTACCACGGCGTGCCCAGGTACTGGCTGGACAGATCCCAGAGCGTGTCGCCCTTGACGACGGTGTGCACCTCGCCGGGCGCCTTCTCGCGGGCGTTCTCCGAGCCGGGCACCTTCGCGCCACCGGACCGGGGCTCGTCGGCGACGTCCGCGCCCTCTGTTTCACCGCCCTCGGCCTCCTCCTCCTGCTCCTGCTCCTGCTGGGCACGCGCCGACCAAGCCGGCGCGAGCGAGACGGCCACGAGGAATGCTGTGAGGATCCGGGAGCGCATCAGGTGACTTCCTTTCGGGCTTCTAGTGCGACAGGGACGCCAGCCGCTGCTCCGCCTGGGTTGCGGCGGCCGTCCCTGGGAACTGGGTAATGACACGGGTGTAGAGCGCGCGGGCATCTTCCCGCTGGTTGAGCTTCAACCGGCACTCCGCGAGCCGGAGCATGCCGTCCAACACGGCATCCCCGGCGGGATACGTCTCAATGAGGCGCACGAACACCTGCGCGGCGCCTTCGTGATTGTTCATGCCGATCATCCCCAGCCCGGCGAAGTACAGCGCGTTGTCCGCGCGCGGGTGCCGGGGGTTCAGCTCGGCGAAGGACTGCAGCTTGGCCACGCCCGGCTCCACATTGCCGGTGCGCAGCGCGGCCACCGCCTGCTCGAACTCCGCGTCGAGCGCGGCCGTCACGGCCGGATTGGGCGCGGGGGCGCTGGCGGGCGCAGCCGGCTCGGAGGGTTCGGGCGAGGAGCTGACGAACAACTCCACGTCCTCCGCATCTGGCTCTACCACGGCCACCTTCGTCGGCAGCGCCGGCGCGGGCTCGGACTTGGGCTTGAGCTTCACCACCGTCAGATCCGGCACCGCGACGTTCGAGGAGGGCTGCGGGGCCGGGGCGGTCGAGGAGGCCTTGGCCGGAGCCTGCGGAGAAGGAGAAGGAGCGGCGGCGGGGGCCTGCGAAGAAGACCGGGCGCGGAGCACGGCGTTGCTGCGCTCCAGACGCTCGAGCCGATCGTTGAGGCGCGTCTGCTGATCCCGCATGGCCCGCAGCTCTGCCGTCAGCGCGGCCATGTCCGCCTGCGAGGCGGAGTCATGGGCGCACGCGGCCAGCGCGCACAGCGGAACGACGGCAAGAAGCCGCCGGATGATGAGAAGACGCTCCAACACGGGTATCCACCCCCGAGGATAAAGAGCGGCTTCCGACACGGTCAAGAAAACGGCCCCAGCCTAAAAGCGGTGAACCACGAAATTGATGTGACGCCCGGTCTTGCCCGAATCCCGCCTGTGCGAAAAGAAACGCCCAGAGTCACAGGAGGTACAGTCCTGTAGAACGTCCATCTGGGCCACCTTGACGCCCGCGCTGCGCAGCGTCCGTACCACCGCACGGGAGAGATCCAGGCGGAACTCGTCTCCCCGGGCCACCACCACGTCCGAGCCGAACTTCGCGGCGAAGTTCTTGGCCAACTCCGAAGAGACGACGTAGCAGCACTGCTGGATGGCGGGGCCCACGGCTGCCAGCAAGCTCTCGGGCCGAGAGCCGCGCGCCACCAGCGCCTCCACCGCGCGCGCGGCGATCGTCGCATCCGTGCCGCGCCAGCCCGAGTGCACGGCCGCTACGCGCTTTCCTTCCGGATCCACGATCAGCACCGGCACGCAGTCCGCGGTGGACACGCCCACCCAGTCTCCTGCCTGCTCGGTGAAGAGAGCGTCCGCGTCGCCCGCCTGGGGCCTCAACGAGTCCGTGGACTGACCTCCCGAGACTTGCAGCACCTTGTCCCCGTGCACCTGCTTCACCGTGTGCAGCGCGCCGAGCGGCGCCCCCACTGCTGCTGAGAGCCGGCGGTAGTTCTCCTCGACGCGCTCGCGCACGTCTCCGACGGTGAAACCCAGGTTGAGCGAGGCCAAGCGGCCCTCGGAGACACCACCCGCGCGGGTGGCGAAGCCATGAGGGACAGGAAGCAGTGCCGAGGTGATGAACAACGAGGCCATAACGCGTACACGGTACCCCACCCTTCCCACGTCGGCACGGGTCTCTCTGCGAACCCCACCCGGGTGGGAAATTTCTTCTTTCACCGTTTGACAGCCCTCAGTCGTCCGCCGGACAATTCCAACCCTGTAGGTCCCGCTGGAGTTGGTGCCAGCGCCCCACCTCCCGAGATCATGGCTCTGGGTCCCCACACCGTCGGCAGGAAGCTCCTTTGGAGCATTGCCTTGCCTGGCCTCGTCGTCGCGCTCCTGGGCGCCGGCTACTTCTGGCGAGAGACACGGCGCGCCGTCCAGGACGCGGCTCACCGCGAGGCACTGGCCCTGGCGGAGTTCATCGACTCCACCTTCACTCTTCCCCAGGCGGATCGCACACATCCACACAGCGCGGTAGCCGAGGTGATCGGCTCGGATACACGCCTGTTACGTTCGGTGGCGGAGTTGCACGTGCTGACGCCGGATGGACGGATCCGCTGGTCCCGGCAGCGCAGTGAAGAGGGCACCCTTCACCCGGAGGCCGCACGGCTGACGGCCCTCACTCCGGAGACGGCGCGCTCGGCGCGGGAGGGCACGGAGGTGGTGCGTCCGCTGGGCGGATCTGACTGTGTGGGTTGCCACACGGGGGACACCGCGCAGCGCCTGGGCGTGCTCCAGGTGCGCCTGTCCGAGCCGTTGCTGAGCCGCCAGCTCTCCGCGGTGTTTCAAGGGGCCATGGGTGCGACGCTGGTGTTCGGCGTCGTGCTAGCGCTGGCCATGGGTCTGGCCCTGCACTTCTTCTTCGGGCGGCCGCTGCGCCGGCTGACCGCCATCATGCGGCGCGCCGAGGAGGGCGACTTCCTGGTGCGCGCGGAGACGCGGGGAACGGACGAGATCTCCCGGCTGGGCGCGGCGTTCAACCAGATGCTGGCGCGGCTGACGTCGATGAAGGCGGAGGAGATCGACACGCACCGGGATCTGGCGCTGGCCAACGAGAAGCTGGCGCTGAAGGAGAAGCTGGAGGAGCGCATCACGGAGCTGTCACTGCTCTTCGATGTAGCGCACTCACTCAACTCAACGCTGGAGCTGAGCGAGCTGCTGGAGCGGATCACCCGGCTCGTGGTGGAGCGGCTGAAGATCCCCAACTTCTCGATCATGCTGCGCAACGCGGACGGGCTGCTGGAGATCCGGAGTGCGTGGCCTCAGCACCGGGGCAGCGAGGGGCTCACCTTCGGCATCGGCGAGGGCGCATGCGGCCGGGCCGCGGAGACGCTCCGGGCGGTGTACCTGCCGGACGTGGGAGATCGCTCCAGCATCTTCGCCAAGCGCAACCTGGTGGGCGGCACGGATCACGGCTCGCTGCTGGCGGTGCCCATGGTGCACATGGATCAGCTGCTGGGGGTGATGAACTTCCAGCGTCCAGAGGTGGCTGGCTTCTCTCCGGAGGAGCTGGAGCTGCTGATGGCGGTGGCGGATCAGGCCGCCACGGCGGTGAAGAACGCGCGGCTGCACTCGGAGGCAGTGCTGCTCACGATGACGGATCCGCTCACGGGTCTGCCCAATCGGCGGCACCTGTTCGGGCGGCTCGATGCCGAGCTGGCGCGGGCCGAGCGCTACGGCACCCCGCTGTCGGTCCTGATGATCGACGTGGACCACTTCAAGTGGCTCAATGATGCGGCGGGACACCGCACGGGCGACGAGATTCTGCGCAAGGTGTGCGACGTGCTCCGGCCCTGCGTGCGGAAGGTGGACACGCTCGCGCGCTACGGCGGCGAGGAGTTCATGGTGTTGCTGCCGCAGACGGCCAAGGAGGGCGCGGTGGCGGTGGGCGAGAAGCTCCGGCGCGCGGTGCTGGACTCGGCGGGCTTGGCCGTGCCGACCCAGCCCACGGGGCACGTCACCATCTCCATCGGCGTGGCGAGCTACCCGCTGGATGCCAGCGATCAGGAGACGCTGGTGGACTGCGTGGATGCGGCGCTCTACGCCAGCAAGCGAGGGGGCCGTAACAAGGTGTCCGCGTACGAGCCCGGCATGGAGATCCACCCGGGCCGCGAGCGCGGGCCTCATGCAGGCCGTAGCACGGACAACTCGCGTCCCCTGCCCCCTGCCGGTGTCGCCAAGGCTTGAGCGGCGGCTGCGAAGAGGCGCGGGTGCTCAGCGCCGCTCCACCAGCGGCTGCACCGTGGGCAGCATGAGATCCGCCCACTGCTCGTAGCCGCTGTCCGAGGGGTGGAACCCGTCGAAGGAGAAGAAGTCGGGCCGCTGCGGGAGGAACTCCCGGCTGGCCGAGTAGAGATCCACCACGTGCATGCCGTGTGTGCGCGCTGTAGCCGCGATGGCCTCGTTGAAGGGCTCGATGCGGCCCTCGTAGAGGTGGCTGGGGACCATGCGTGCCACCGGCGCCAGCGCCATGTCCGGCACGTTGACGATCACCAGCGAGGCCCCCGTTGGCTTCAACCTCCGCGCGATCCGATCGAGATCGTCACGGAAGTCCTCCAACGAGGTGCTCCGCCACAAGTCGTTGGTGCCGATGCCAAGCGTCACCAGCGTGGGCTGCGTGGCCACAGCCCGCTTGATCTGCGAGGTGAACACATCGCGGATGACCGCGCCGCTCATCCCCAGGTTGGTGAGCCCGACCGACAGGCCCTGCTTCCGCAGGCGGGAGGCGAGGCGCTCGGGATAACCCCCACCCTTGCTCGCCCCCACCCCCACCGCGGAGCTATCCCCCAGCGCCACATACGTCACGCTCAACGCGTCCTCCCGCCTCGGCTCACGGCACCTTGAGGGCGCGCAGGAACCGGCTGTTGGCACCCGGCGCCAGCACGCGCAGCAGCAGCGTGCCGCCCGATGGCGTCGCCTTGATGGCCGCAGCCAGCTCCTCGGCGCTGCGGATCGGCTTCCGGTTGGCCTCCACCACCAACATGCCCGGCGCCAGATCCGCACGCTCGGCGGGCGAGCCCGGCACCACATCGGTGATCAGCGCCCCGCCCTCGTTCCGCGTGAAGCCCGCTTGCTGGGCCGTGCGCGCATCCAGATCGCTCAGAGACACACCCACGCGAGCCTTGGAGCTCTCCTCCGTCTCGCGCGGCGTGCGCTTGCCGATACCCTCGATGTCAGGCCGCGTGCCGAGCGTCACCTTCAAGTCCTGCTTGTTGCCATTGCGGTAGAGCGTCAGCGTGGACACCGTGCCGGGCCGCTTCAGCGCCACCACTCGGGTGAGCGCGTTGGCCGAGCCGACCTTCTGCCCATCGATGGCGACAACCACGTCATCCAACTTCAGCCCCGCCTTGGCCGACGGACTGCCCGAGG includes:
- the topA gene encoding type I DNA topoisomerase, with product MATRKKKEVETEAATEEATPKKAAAKRPAAKKATAKKKSAAKKVAAKAKGKGKAALAEVEVSAEEEEGEEESARRGKGPHYLVVVESPAKAKTIKKYLGSGYTVKASVGHIKDLPKSKIGVDVEHDFQPEYHVIKGKEKVLNELKKVAKNVDRVFLATDPDREGEAIAWHIHEELGHKDAQRVLFNEITKKAIQEAIAQPRQLNQESYDSQQTRRILDRLVGYQISPLLWKKIRRGLSAGRVQSVAVRLICEREESIKAFVPEEYWTLDALLEGPAGPPPFKAKLSKVDGKKVELKDRATTDGLVAELQGADFSVAKVDRKERRRNAPAPFITSKLQQEAANRLSFTAKKTMTLAQKLYEGVPLGEEGQTALITYMRTDSTRLSDDAVKAVREFIGSKYGVESLPPEPVQYKSKKSAQDAHEAIRPVSLEYPPERVRPFFEAMGEEDMFRLYELIWNRFVACQMMPAVYDQTSADITAGRATFRASGSTLKFPGYLAVYGASLTPEEESEKEKAKAAGEEGAEDATGELPVLNDGDKIRLNKLLNEQHFTQPPPRFSEATLVKELEEQGIGRPSTYAAILSTIQDKKYVEKLEGRFRPTDLGQMTNEMLVKHFPKEMDVAFTANLEEKLDQISEGGANWKAVLQDFYGPFKETLEKAEAEMRDVKREEIKTDIACEKCGNVMVIKFGKMGHFLACSNYPECKNTKDFKRDAEGKIVIVEEETTDEKCENCGKPMVIKRGRFGRFLACSGYPECKTSKPISIGVNCPECKQGYLTERRSGRGKIFFGCNRYPDCKFAAWDRPLAETCPSCQSPYLLQKFSKRDGAYVACPNKECDYRREIQQPGELTAPSAA
- a CDS encoding DNA-processing protein DprA, coding for MADTFTHSQTPEQRATLALWAVPGLGPKTLEAVRAFAGGSLARLLGSPVSEWLADVPVTSQVRRRLGQVEALGPVADRVLERCAAVGMELAFAGERAFPELLAAAPDAPPVLFYKGHIGPPRRRLGMVGSRHPDQGFLPFARKFAREVADGGVGVVSGAAMGVDRACHYGALDAGGETWAFLGSALDELDEPQARMLPEFLDRGGVYFSELPPGVRASRQTFPRRNRLIAGASDAVLVLRAGKDSGALYTAEDGLALGRPVLALPGDVRNEAALGCNQLIRDGKAYACLHVEDVWKWVGARPVLAVPPGSGGGWEALSEEARGAYRLLERVPRTFDEVLAGCQLSPAALTGALVELELSGLVIQYPGKLYEKV
- a CDS encoding LysM peptidoglycan-binding domain-containing protein → MRSRILTAFLVAVSLAPAWSARAQQEQEQEEEAEGGETEGADVADEPRSGGAKVPGSENAREKAPGEVHTVVKGDTLWDLSSQYLGTPWYWPKVWSYNPEIANPHWIYPGNKVRFFPAGEEVPSRVEAGVGPAPTEMVAVEGDLEAATELGPVSGESLVSTSGKIGIDLNGNTLVATRGFVTAKEVDEAGKIDSSFSDADMLSYPETVYLRFKRKIDAKVGDRYLVFRTDQEIKHPLTQRKVGYLTNLLGTVRVLSVGDKYVTAQISETWDDIHRGDLVGPYGERLMDRVAIKPNSKAVKGNIVTAMQPFLTITAEHQFLIVDKGSSDGVEVGNTFSVMRRDNPNKRLLDETASKAKAQNLPDEVIGTCLVSEVKERTANCILIQTLREVFPGDRVEMRVGNGPTASR
- a CDS encoding tetratricopeptide repeat protein, which gives rise to MERLLIIRRLLAVVPLCALAACAHDSASQADMAALTAELRAMRDQQTRLNDRLERLERSNAVLRARSSSQAPAAAPSPSPQAPAKASSTAPAPQPSSNVAVPDLTVVKLKPKSEPAPALPTKVAVVEPDAEDVELFVSSSPEPSEPAAPASAPAPNPAVTAALDAEFEQAVAALRTGNVEPGVAKLQSFAELNPRHPRADNALYFAGLGMIGMNNHEGAAQVFVRLIETYPAGDAVLDGMLRLAECRLKLNQREDARALYTRVITQFPGTAAATQAEQRLASLSH
- the pgeF gene encoding peptidoglycan editing factor PgeF, yielding MASLFITSALLPVPHGFATRAGGVSEGRLASLNLGFTVGDVRERVEENYRRLSAAVGAPLGALHTVKQVHGDKVLQVSGGQSTDSLRPQAGDADALFTEQAGDWVGVSTADCVPVLIVDPEGKRVAAVHSGWRGTDATIAARAVEALVARGSRPESLLAAVGPAIQQCCYVVSSELAKNFAAKFGSDVVVARGDEFRLDLSRAVVRTLRSAGVKVAQMDVLQDCTSCDSGRFFSHRRDSGKTGRHINFVVHRF
- a CDS encoding sensor domain-containing diguanylate cyclase, which produces MALGPHTVGRKLLWSIALPGLVVALLGAGYFWRETRRAVQDAAHREALALAEFIDSTFTLPQADRTHPHSAVAEVIGSDTRLLRSVAELHVLTPDGRIRWSRQRSEEGTLHPEAARLTALTPETARSAREGTEVVRPLGGSDCVGCHTGDTAQRLGVLQVRLSEPLLSRQLSAVFQGAMGATLVFGVVLALAMGLALHFFFGRPLRRLTAIMRRAEEGDFLVRAETRGTDEISRLGAAFNQMLARLTSMKAEEIDTHRDLALANEKLALKEKLEERITELSLLFDVAHSLNSTLELSELLERITRLVVERLKIPNFSIMLRNADGLLEIRSAWPQHRGSEGLTFGIGEGACGRAAETLRAVYLPDVGDRSSIFAKRNLVGGTDHGSLLAVPMVHMDQLLGVMNFQRPEVAGFSPEELELLMAVADQAATAVKNARLHSEAVLLTMTDPLTGLPNRRHLFGRLDAELARAERYGTPLSVLMIDVDHFKWLNDAAGHRTGDEILRKVCDVLRPCVRKVDTLARYGGEEFMVLLPQTAKEGAVAVGEKLRRAVLDSAGLAVPTQPTGHVTISIGVASYPLDASDQETLVDCVDAALYASKRGGRNKVSAYEPGMEIHPGRERGPHAGRSTDNSRPLPPAGVAKA
- a CDS encoding SGNH/GDSL hydrolase family protein, which gives rise to MTYVALGDSSAVGVGASKGGGYPERLASRLRKQGLSVGLTNLGMSGAVIRDVFTSQIKRAVATQPTLVTLGIGTNDLWRSTSLEDFRDDLDRIARRLKPTGASLVIVNVPDMALAPVARMVPSHLYEGRIEPFNEAIAATARTHGMHVVDLYSASREFLPQRPDFFSFDGFHPSDSGYEQWADLMLPTVQPLVERR